Proteins from one Limanda limanda chromosome 4, fLimLim1.1, whole genome shotgun sequence genomic window:
- the LOC132999538 gene encoding RNA-binding motif, single-stranded-interacting protein 2-like: MLLSVPPRAGLNPYSGYSSRNSKKAYVSSGHQMAPPSPNHNSSSNSSSGGGEQLSKTNLYIRGLHPGTMDQDLVKLCQPYGKIVSTKAILDKTTNKCKGYGFVDFDSPAAAQKAVTALKSSGVQAQMAKQQEQDPTNLYISNLPVSMDEQELESMLKSFGQVISTRILRDAIGTSRGVGFARMESTEKCEAIIQHFNGKFIKTPPGVPVPSEPILCKFADGGQKKRQNQGKYLQNGRPWARDGDTGGMALAYDPTALQNGFYSSPYSLAPNRMIAQTSLSPYMHSPVSSYQVHSPSWMHHQSYLMQPAGTVLTPTMDHAMSIQPTSMMGPLAQQLSHMSMGSTGTYIPTNTTMQGTYIPQYTPVPPSSVQVEENGVQQQQVAMENPVEHTNYSYQHNK; the protein is encoded by the exons GCCTATGTGTCCTCCGGCCACCAGATGGCGCCCCCCAGTCCAAACCACAACAgtagcagcaacagcagcagcggggGAGGGGAACAGCTGAGTAAAACAAACCTGTATATCCGCGGCCTCCACCCGGGGACCATGGACCAAGACCTGGTCAAACTCTGCCAGCC GTATGGAAAGATTGTGTCAACCAAGGCCATCTTGGATAAAACCACCAACAAATGTAAAG gtTATGGCTTTGTAGACTTTGacagtccagcagcagcacagaaagCTGTTACAGCCCTGAAGTCCAGCGGGGTCCAGGCTCAGATGGCCAAA caacaggaacaggATCCCACCAACCTTTACATATCCAACCTGCCCGTGTCTATGGatgagcaggagctggagagcaTGCTCAAGTCCTTTGGCCAGGTCATCTCCACACGTATCCTGAGAGACGCCATCGGGACCAGTCGCGGCGTTGGATTTGCCAG GATGGAGTCTACGGAGAAGTGTGAGGCCATAATTCAGCATTTCAATGGGAAGTTCATCAAGACTCCTCCAGGAGTGCCTG TGCCCTCAGAGCCCATATTATGTAAGTTCGCCGACGGAGGTCAGAAGAAGAGGCAGAACCAGGGGAAGTACCTGCAGAACGGACGGCCCTGGGCTAGAGACGGAGACACG GGAGGAATGGCGCTTGCGTATGACCCTACAGCCTTACAAAATGG ATTCTACTCCTCACCCTACAGTCTGGCTCCAAACCGAATGATCGCCCAGACTTCCCTCTCACCCTACATGCATTCTCCTGTTTCATCCTACCAG GTGCACAGCCCATCCTGGATGCACCATCAGTCATACCTCATGCAGCCAGCT GGTACAGTTCTTACCCCAACAATGGATCACGCTATGTCCATTCAACCCACGTCCATGATGGGACCTCTCGCCCAGCAGCTAAGCCACATGTCCATGGGCAGCACAGGCACA TATATTCCGACCAACACAACTATGCAGGGGACCTACATCCCGCAGTATACCCCAGTGCCTCCCTCCAGTGTCCAAGTAGAG GAGAATGGCGTTCAACAGCAACAGGTTGCCATGGAGAATCCCGTGGAACACACAAACTACTCATACCAACACAACAAGTGA
- the faim2b gene encoding fas apoptotic inhibitory molecule 2b isoform X2, translated as MKKEKVSEENEPPTYQEATAGYEEMQAQFTFDDKTIRRTFIRKVYAILMVQLFVSVAIVSLFTFCGPVRYYIQTHPGLYMASYMMFLFTYIALSCCGNLRRQFPWNIILLVIFTLSISFMMGFVSSFYNTKSVMLCLGITALVCLSVTIFSFQTKIDVTSCQGVLFSLCMVMLLCAIAISIMVPFGYVPWLHALYAVIGAILFTLFLAFDTQMLLGNKRYSISPEEYVFATLSLYLDIIYLFSFLLQIFGNGR; from the exons atgaaaaaggaaaag GTCAGTGAAGAAAATGAACCCCCCACTTACCAGGAGGCCACAGCAG GATATGAGGAGATGCAGGCTCAGTTCACCTTTGATGACAAGACCATCAGGCGGACCTTCATCAGGAAG gtttaCGCCATTCTCATGGTTCAGctttttgtgtctgtggctATCGTTAGTCTCTTCACATTTTG CGGCCCTGTGAGGTATTACATTCAGACTCATCCTGGCTTGTACATGGCATCTTA TATGATGTTCTTGTTCACCTACATTGCACTCTCCTGCTGTGGAAATCTGAG GCGGCAGTTTCCCTGGAACATCATCCTGCTAGTTATCTTC ACTTTGAGCATTTCTTTCATGATGGGTTTTGTGTCaag CTTTTACAACACCAAATCAGTGATGCTGTGTCTGGGAATCACGGCCctggtgtgtctctctgtcaccATCTTTAGCTTCCAGACCAAG ATTGACGTCACCTCGTGTCAGGGCGTCCTGTTTTCTTTGTGCATGGTCATGCTTCTCTGCGCCATCGCCATCTCCATTATGGTCCCCTTCGGATAT GTTCCCTGGCTACACGCTCTTTATGCTGTGATAGGAGCCATCCTCTTCACTCTG TTCCTGGCGTTTGACACTCAGATGCTGTTGGGGAACAAGCGTTATTCCATCAGTCCAGAGGAATATGTCTTCGCCACCCTCAGCCTCTACCTGGACATCATCTACCTCttcagcttcctgctgcagatCTTCGGAAACGGCCGCTAG
- the faim2b gene encoding fas apoptotic inhibitory molecule 2b isoform X1, whose translation MKKEKQVSEENEPPTYQEATAGYEEMQAQFTFDDKTIRRTFIRKVYAILMVQLFVSVAIVSLFTFCGPVRYYIQTHPGLYMASYMMFLFTYIALSCCGNLRRQFPWNIILLVIFTLSISFMMGFVSSFYNTKSVMLCLGITALVCLSVTIFSFQTKIDVTSCQGVLFSLCMVMLLCAIAISIMVPFGYVPWLHALYAVIGAILFTLFLAFDTQMLLGNKRYSISPEEYVFATLSLYLDIIYLFSFLLQIFGNGR comes from the exons atgaaaaaggaaaag CAGGTCAGTGAAGAAAATGAACCCCCCACTTACCAGGAGGCCACAGCAG GATATGAGGAGATGCAGGCTCAGTTCACCTTTGATGACAAGACCATCAGGCGGACCTTCATCAGGAAG gtttaCGCCATTCTCATGGTTCAGctttttgtgtctgtggctATCGTTAGTCTCTTCACATTTTG CGGCCCTGTGAGGTATTACATTCAGACTCATCCTGGCTTGTACATGGCATCTTA TATGATGTTCTTGTTCACCTACATTGCACTCTCCTGCTGTGGAAATCTGAG GCGGCAGTTTCCCTGGAACATCATCCTGCTAGTTATCTTC ACTTTGAGCATTTCTTTCATGATGGGTTTTGTGTCaag CTTTTACAACACCAAATCAGTGATGCTGTGTCTGGGAATCACGGCCctggtgtgtctctctgtcaccATCTTTAGCTTCCAGACCAAG ATTGACGTCACCTCGTGTCAGGGCGTCCTGTTTTCTTTGTGCATGGTCATGCTTCTCTGCGCCATCGCCATCTCCATTATGGTCCCCTTCGGATAT GTTCCCTGGCTACACGCTCTTTATGCTGTGATAGGAGCCATCCTCTTCACTCTG TTCCTGGCGTTTGACACTCAGATGCTGTTGGGGAACAAGCGTTATTCCATCAGTCCAGAGGAATATGTCTTCGCCACCCTCAGCCTCTACCTGGACATCATCTACCTCttcagcttcctgctgcagatCTTCGGAAACGGCCGCTAG